A window of the Diabrotica undecimpunctata isolate CICGRU chromosome 1, icDiaUnde3, whole genome shotgun sequence genome harbors these coding sequences:
- the LOC140432402 gene encoding uncharacterized protein, producing MSKKIKLDLRKEQDRETAMQWLEESDDDYLSERDSLSDDSELDDNLEVAEYEPEILQPSESDSNDSDKPVLGAVDSTFISKNGTVWKKRPLRQTRCRTKNLLEKPGLTEKFKNVAKISDCFKLFLDEKIVEIIVKCTNQKAEKYFQDWNGKNPNKTRTWLPTDSVEIYVVLGLLITAKSKNRPIGNQCTFCGVKTLCTVDLFFRLPCHATDF from the exons AtgtcgaaaaaaataaagttagacctTCGGAAAGAACAAGATCGTGAAACTGCAATGCAGTGGTTAGAGGAAAGTGATGATGATTACCTTTCTGAAAGAGATAGTTTATCGGATGATTCAGAATTAGATGATAATTTAGAAGTAGCGGAATATGAGCCTGAAATTCTGcag ccaTCTGAGAGCGACAGTAATGATTCTGATAAACCAGTTTTGGGGGCAGTAGATTCCACATTTATTTCCAAGAATGGTACAGTTTGGAAAAAGCGTCCTTTACGACAAACTAGATGTCGCACAAAAAACTTGCTCGAAAAACCAGGGCttacagaaaaatttaaaaatgtagctaaaattagtgattgcttcaaattatttctagatgagaaaattgtagagatcatcgtcaaatgtacaaaccagaaagcggagaaatactttcaggattggaatgggaaaaatcctaataaaacaagaacctgGTTGCCCACTGATTCAGTGGAAATTTATGTGGTCTTGGGACTCTTGATTACGGCCAAATCAAAAAATAGGCCAATAGGGAACCAGTGCACTTTTTGTGGTGTCAAAACCCTTTGTACAGTCGATCTATTTTTCCGGCTGCCATGTCACGCGACTGATTTCTAG